The Geothrix sp. DNA segment GTGGCACCTTCACCGAGCGGAGGAGGATGCCGGCCGCACCGCCCAGAACCTGACCCAGGTGCTGGATCGCCAGCTGTCGGGCGACCTCCAGCGGATCGATCTGGCCCTCTTCGCCCTCCGGGGCGAGATGACCCGCCAGATGAGCACCGGGGGCATCCGGGACGCGGAACTGAACGCCTACATCGCCCGCCTCTTCACCCAGTTCCCGGAGCTGAGTTCCATCCGGACCGCGAATGCCGACGGACGCATCGACCACGGCATCGGCGTCCAGCCCGGCAGCGCCTTCAGCGTGGCGGACCGGGCCTACTTCGCCGAGGCCCAGCGGAACCCCAAGGCGGGCCTGCTGATCTCCGAGCCCGTGGTGGGGCGCATCAGCGGGCAGTGGGTGCTCATCTTCGCCCGGCGCGTCGAGCGTCCCGATGGCGGGTTCGCCGGCGTAGCCTACGCGGCCACCACCCTCGACCAGTTCACCCAGTCGATGTCGCGCATGGACCTCGGCCCCCACGGCACCGTGACCCTGCGGGGCGGACAGCTGGACATCTATGCCAAATACCCCGTGAACAAGGCCCTGGGAGAGGTGGTGGGGCGGCGGGACATCTCCCCCACCTTCCAGGCTCTGTTCCAGCAGGGACGCACCTCGGCCGTGTACAAGGCCCGGGGCGGTGTCGATGGCGTGGAACGGACCTTCGCCTTCGCCAAAATCGGGCAGCACCCGCTGTACCTCCATGTGGGGCTGGGCTCCGAGGACTACCTGACCCGGTGGCGGACCGTGTCGCGCTGGAGCTGGAGCCTCGCGGGGCTCTTCACCCTGCTCACTTCGGGCCTGGCCTGGCTGCTGCACCGGGCCTGGAAGCGGGAGCGGGAGCGGGCCCGGGAGGAGGTCCAGGAGCTGCGGGGCCTGCTGCCCATCTGTGCCAGCTGCAAGAAGATCCGGGATGACGAGGGGTACTGGAACCAGATCGAATCCTACGTGCAGGCCCACTCCGCGGCCACGTTCACCCATGGCATCTGTCCTGACTGCGTGACGAAGATGTATCCCGACCTGCCCGTGCGCCACCGTCCGAGGAGCTGACCTGTCGGGGAACCCATCGAACCAGTCTGGTCGATGGCCCTCAGTCCCGCAGGCTCTTGGCCTGCCGGTCGGCGTCCGCCTGCAGGGCGTTCGCCTGTTGGATGCCCTCGAGATCTTGAAGTCGAAGGGCCTCCGAAAGCCTGTTCCACGCCTGCTCACGGGTCTCGGCATAGCGCTCGATCCGGGAGAGCAGCCTGGCCTGGATCTCGGGGAGCCCATGGACGCCCTCGAGCCGCAGGCGCGCCGAGTGCCAGGGCCGGATCACTTCCGTTTCAACGAGATGGGCGAATTCCGCATCCGAGAGGGCATTCGACCTCGCCTTCTGGAGCGCCAGGTTGTAGCTGGCCTGTACCTTGATTTCAGTTTCCGAAAACCGGGCGAGCTCCCGCTGAAGGTCCACCGTCTTCGGGCGCAGGGCCGCCGCGAGGGCCAGGATGGCAAGCCCGAAGGCCAGCACCTGGAGGTTGATCCGGGGCCTGGCTTCAGGGCCATGCACGCGGAATCGCGTCGCCATCACGAACCCACAGGCCAGCCCCCCCAGCAGACCACCCAGGTGGCCCGCCATGTCCAGCTCACGGTGGGTCAGCCCCCAGACCAGGTTGTAACCCAGGAACATCAAGGCGTTCTTTTTGAGATTCTTCGCCACGTCCTCGGGGATGTCCCGGGATCCCGCCAGCAGGTACCCGATGAGGCAGCCATAAAGCCCGAAGATCGCGCCCGACGCGCCCGCCGACACGACGAAGGGATTCCACCACATGGAGGCGATGCTGCCCGCGAGGCCGGCCAGGAGATAGACCGCGGCGAATCCGGCGGCGCCGATGAGACGCTCGATGAAGCGCCCGATGTCCCAGAGGACGTACATGTTGAAGAGGAGGTGGATGAGGCCGATGTGCAGGAAGGTGCAGGTGAACAGACGCCACCACTGGCCCGAGGTGGTGGCCGATCCAAGGTTCGCGCCCCATGTCAGGAGGTCCGGCACGCCCGGCTTGAGGAAATGGACCCCGGTCAGCAGCATCGCAAGATAGATGGCGACGTTCGCGCAGATGATGCCCATGGTCAGCGTGGGGAAGGGCGCCTTCGTCGCCAGCTGGTCCTGGAACTGGGCCAGCCGGGCCTGGGAACCATCGGGATCCTGGTTGGGATCAGGCCAGAGGTACTCGCACTTCGGGCAGATTTGGGCCCAGTGCTCCTGGACGAACCCGCAGGCAGGACAGGTCTTGGTGACAGGCTCCGGGCCCGCGGCGGCGATGGGGCGAAGCGG contains these protein-coding regions:
- a CDS encoding rhomboid family intramembrane serine protease → MDAPAPEPPLRPIAAAGPEPVTKTCPACGFVQEHWAQICPKCEYLWPDPNQDPDGSQARLAQFQDQLATKAPFPTLTMGIICANVAIYLAMLLTGVHFLKPGVPDLLTWGANLGSATTSGQWWRLFTCTFLHIGLIHLLFNMYVLWDIGRFIERLIGAAGFAAVYLLAGLAGSIASMWWNPFVVSAGASGAIFGLYGCLIGYLLAGSRDIPEDVAKNLKKNALMFLGYNLVWGLTHRELDMAGHLGGLLGGLACGFVMATRFRVHGPEARPRINLQVLAFGLAILALAAALRPKTVDLQRELARFSETEIKVQASYNLALQKARSNALSDAEFAHLVETEVIRPWHSARLRLEGVHGLPEIQARLLSRIERYAETREQAWNRLSEALRLQDLEGIQQANALQADADRQAKSLRD